From uncultured Draconibacterium sp.:
AAGATGCGCTTACCGATTCCAGTTTTTCCGGTACGCGAGGCTCAAGGTAGATGTGTTTGTATGCTACTGAAGTTTTTCCTTCCATTGGCGATTGTATACCTGCCAGGTACTTGTAATAATATTCAACAATGGAACCAAACATTTCGTGATTATGAGAGCTTCTACCAGACCAATGCTCCAAAAGTGTGGTTGAATTATTTTCGATCCAGTAACCATAACTTGGGAAAGTAGTTTGTGTAGCAACTTCGAATGTCAGGTCGTCAAAACCTTCTTTTGAAAGTGTTGTCCACAAATATTTTGTTCCCAGAATTCCTGTATTCAAATGATTGTCTCTTGCTATAATATCATCAACAACAGTGTTTACAACCTTTTCACGATATCCATCAGGAATTATTTCTCCATTCAGAGCAAGTAACTGATAAGTTTGATACACTTCTTCAGCCCCATAAAAACCTGTTTCTTCGTCAAAAAATTTATCGTTAAAAGCGTTCTTAATTGTAGTTGAAAGTGCTTCGAATTCCCGTGCGTCTTCTGTCTTCCCAAGCTTTTCGGCAATTTTTGCCATTAAAACGGCATTGTAATAATAGTAGTATGTACTAACCACCGGATGATTGGGACCATCGCTTTGTCCGGGAGCACACCATTCACCCAGCGAGAACCAGTAGCTACCAAAGTCGTTGATAATGTATTCTTCCTCAGGATTTGAATCGTTCATAGCAAGATCTTTCAGATACATCAAATACCGTTTCTGTGTAGGATAATGCTCTGCCAAAATTCTTGTATCGTTATAGTAATTATACATCCACCATGGAATTAGTATATAAGCGCTTCCCCATGCAACACCACCTCCCATTCCTCCTACCAAAGTTGGCGAAGTGTTCGGAATACGGCCATTTTCTTCCTGAGTGTCGCGCATATCGTTTATCCACTTGGTGTAGAACGATGCCATATGGAAATCGTGCATCGACGTCTCTGCAATTACCTGCCCATCGCCATTGTATCCTCCTTTTTCCCTGTGTGGACAATCGGTTGGGTAGAAAACTGTATTTCCAATTTGCGACCATAATCCGGCCTCATGAATTTGGTTAAGTAGTGGTTCTGAAGAGCTAAAAGTTCCGTTCCGTTCCAACGCTGAATTTACTACGCGACCTGACACTTCTATTTCGTCCAGGTTCTGCTTGTTGCTGGTCTCAACTTTAATATACCTGAATCCGGAGTAGAAAAAACGTGGCTCATAGGTTTCAGTTTCAGTACCTTTTAATGTGTAGTCGGTCCACACCTGAGAATGATACCTGTTTTTTGTACTCAAAATATCGCCAACTTCCAGCGGTTTTGGAAAAAGTGAGTCGTTTAATGTTTCGGCACCAGTTATACGAATGGTTACACCGGGTTCTCCTTTTACTGAAACTTTCCACCAACCAACAATATTTTGTCCCAAATCATAAAGGTAAACGCCGGAAGTGTCGTTTGTAGAAGTTACAGGCTTAATTGTTTCTCTAACTTTTACTGGTGGCATCATCTGTGATTTTAATTTTCCGCCCGGCTCAGTTGCAGCGACAACATTTTCCCAATTTTGATCATCAAATTTAGGTGTTCCCCAACCTCCAATTTCTTTTCTGGCATCATAGTCTTCACCACCAAAGAAATTATTAAATGTAATTGGGCCAGGCGTAGATTTCCAGCTTTCATCTGAAATCAAAACCGACTGACTTCCATCTGTATGAGTAATGTTTATTTGCGCCAACAAACCAGGTGGCGTTCCTCCTCCCCCACGTCGCCATGCATATCTGTCATCCGATCGTAACATATTATACGCTCCGTTGCCTAACATTGCACCCACAACGTTTTCTCCTTCCTTCAAAAGCTCTGTTACATCAAATGTTGAGTATAAAACAGTTTTGGTAAATTCAGTAATTGCGGGATCCATTAAATGATCACCCACTTTTGTACCGTTAAGATACAGTTCATAAAATCCACCGGCAGTTACAAAAGCATAGGCGTGCTCTACTTTTTTATCCACTGAGAATTCTTTCCTGAGCAAAGGGCTGGCAGTTGTAATTGTTTCTTTTGTTGTTATCCACTTGGCTTTCCAATCCTTTTCAGCCAACAATCCGGTGTGAAAACTTGCAGGTTCACTTCCAATTGCATTTTCATTGTCGGTCCAAACCTGGACTTTCCAGAAATACTTTTTATTGCTCTGAAGAGGCGTTCCCTCATATTCAATATTAACCAAATTATCAGAGCTAATTTTACCGGAATCCCATATATTACCGGTTCCTTTTTTCACTTCATTCAAATTTTCTCCAACAATTAACCGGTATGCACTTTGTGTAACGCCACGCTCTCCGGAAGTGATATTCCATGAAAATCTTGGTTGCAGCACATCAACCCCCAGTGGATTTTCAAGATACTCGCAGCTTAAATTAGTTATCGCTGTAGTTGTTTTTTCAGACTCACTACAGGACATTGTAAAAAGGAGGCCAGGTATTATTACAAGGAATAATAGTTTTCTGATAAAAATAGATTTGTAGTTTCTCATAGATTTAGGATTTTAGTTTATTGATTATTTTGAATTTGTAACCGACAGAAAACTTTTCACCATTCCATTGTGCCCAAATTATTTTCCCCAGGATCGTAACTTGTTAAAA
This genomic window contains:
- a CDS encoding family 78 glycoside hydrolase catalytic domain gives rise to the protein MRNYKSIFIRKLLFLVIIPGLLFTMSCSESEKTTTAITNLSCEYLENPLGVDVLQPRFSWNITSGERGVTQSAYRLIVGENLNEVKKGTGNIWDSGKISSDNLVNIEYEGTPLQSNKKYFWKVQVWTDNENAIGSEPASFHTGLLAEKDWKAKWITTKETITTASPLLRKEFSVDKKVEHAYAFVTAGGFYELYLNGTKVGDHLMDPAITEFTKTVLYSTFDVTELLKEGENVVGAMLGNGAYNMLRSDDRYAWRRGGGGTPPGLLAQINITHTDGSQSVLISDESWKSTPGPITFNNFFGGEDYDARKEIGGWGTPKFDDQNWENVVAATEPGGKLKSQMMPPVKVRETIKPVTSTNDTSGVYLYDLGQNIVGWWKVSVKGEPGVTIRITGAETLNDSLFPKPLEVGDILSTKNRYHSQVWTDYTLKGTETETYEPRFFYSGFRYIKVETSNKQNLDEIEVSGRVVNSALERNGTFSSSEPLLNQIHEAGLWSQIGNTVFYPTDCPHREKGGYNGDGQVIAETSMHDFHMASFYTKWINDMRDTQEENGRIPNTSPTLVGGMGGGVAWGSAYILIPWWMYNYYNDTRILAEHYPTQKRYLMYLKDLAMNDSNPEEEYIINDFGSYWFSLGEWCAPGQSDGPNHPVVSTYYYYYNAVLMAKIAEKLGKTEDAREFEALSTTIKNAFNDKFFDEETGFYGAEEVYQTYQLLALNGEIIPDGYREKVVNTVVDDIIARDNHLNTGILGTKYLWTTLSKEGFDDLTFEVATQTTFPSYGYWIENNSTTLLEHWSGRSSHNHEMFGSIVEYYYKYLAGIQSPMEGKTSVAYKHIYLEPRVPEKLESVSASYETVQGEVAVNWKKSATAFQYHVSIPANTAASVILPAFDFQNITISEGDTKVWENDNFIPGNHGIENVKNNSGYFEVTIGSGNYTFKLQSN